A DNA window from Boseongicola sp. contains the following coding sequences:
- a CDS encoding 2-octaprenyl-6-methoxyphenyl hydroxylase translates to MDNPARITLIQRMNCDADIIVTGGGLNGTTLAVALGSAGFKVTIIDALPTSTRSQEEFDGRGYALSISSQRVLKALGIWPTIRDQSQPILDILVTDGRAGEGPSPLHLAFDHNEIEEGPMGYMVEDRHLRPALLNTVELASIQQINGCQVIDQQPDLAGVSVDLSNGQRLRAQLLIGCDGKNSGVASRAKIARSGWSYDQTALVCAIAHEEPHGGKAHQFFMPPGPLAILPLRENRSSIVWTESSAQATAIQSMNDDEYLQVLRPRFGDFLGNIDLAGKRFAYPLSLSLAQSFVADRVALVGDAAHSVHPIAGQGLNAGLKDVAALAEVLTDARRRGEDIGSSQVLSRYSQWRRFDTATLALATDGFNRLFSNDNGILRLARDLGLGAVNALPGLRRRLIREAAGLTGDLPRLARGRAL, encoded by the coding sequence ATGGACAATCCTGCCCGGATCACCCTAATTCAGCGTATGAACTGTGATGCAGATATCATTGTCACGGGTGGCGGGTTAAACGGCACTACCCTGGCCGTCGCCCTTGGCTCTGCCGGGTTCAAAGTGACTATCATCGATGCTCTTCCAACTTCCACCCGTTCACAGGAAGAGTTCGACGGGCGTGGATATGCCCTATCCATAAGTTCCCAGAGAGTTTTGAAGGCGCTGGGTATCTGGCCCACGATCCGCGATCAGAGCCAACCGATCCTGGACATCCTCGTCACCGACGGCCGCGCCGGCGAAGGCCCGTCGCCGCTGCATTTAGCCTTTGATCACAACGAGATCGAAGAAGGGCCTATGGGGTATATGGTCGAAGATCGCCACTTGCGTCCGGCGCTTCTCAATACGGTCGAATTGGCCAGTATCCAACAGATCAACGGGTGTCAGGTCATTGATCAACAACCCGATCTCGCAGGAGTTTCAGTCGACCTTTCAAACGGCCAGCGCCTGCGCGCACAGCTGCTCATTGGGTGTGACGGAAAGAACAGCGGCGTCGCAAGCCGCGCCAAGATTGCCCGAAGCGGCTGGAGTTACGATCAGACAGCCCTTGTGTGCGCAATAGCCCATGAAGAACCTCACGGCGGCAAGGCTCATCAGTTCTTTATGCCGCCAGGGCCGCTGGCAATTCTGCCTTTAAGGGAAAATCGCTCGTCCATCGTCTGGACCGAGTCCTCTGCTCAAGCCACTGCAATTCAAAGCATGAACGATGACGAATACTTGCAGGTGCTGCGCCCCCGCTTTGGCGACTTTCTGGGCAACATTGATTTGGCAGGAAAGCGATTTGCCTATCCGCTGTCGTTGTCATTGGCACAATCATTTGTTGCAGATCGCGTTGCTTTGGTCGGTGATGCTGCGCACAGCGTTCACCCCATTGCCGGACAGGGCCTGAATGCGGGCTTGAAAGACGTCGCGGCTCTTGCCGAAGTGCTGACCGACGCGCGGCGACGCGGCGAGGATATTGGCAGTTCTCAGGTGCTTAGTAGATATAGCCAATGGCGTCGCTTTGACACAGCTACACTCGCCTTGGCAACAGACGGGTTTAACCGTTTATTTTCAAACGACAACGGCATCCTTCGCCTTGCTCGTGATCTGGGCCTCGGAGCCGTCAATGCCTTGCCTGGTTTGCGCCGCCGCCTCATTCGCGAAGCCGCCGGCCTCACCGGAGATTTACCGCGATTGGCCCGGGGTCGCGCACTCTAG
- a CDS encoding tetratricopeptide repeat protein, which translates to MLELNPTAPAAPAGDLIKDSTEATFMADVVEASQSVPIVVDFWAPWCGPCRQLTPALEKAVTEAGGSVKLVKINVDESQAIAAQLRVQSIPTVYGFWQGQPIDGFQGAVPESELKAFIGRLVEAAGGEADGGGLEEALESAEAMLTEGAASDAAQVFAAILSEDANNAVAYAGLARAHLALDQVDEAEGVLQTAPEEIADAPEIEAARAQIALARQAADAGPVGELRAAVDANPDDLQARFDLAQAIHAAGDAELAVDELLELFRRDREWNDGAAKAQLFTIFEALKPNDPIVLNGRRKLSSMIFA; encoded by the coding sequence ATGCTTGAACTCAATCCGACTGCCCCGGCTGCACCTGCGGGTGACCTGATCAAAGACAGCACCGAGGCCACCTTTATGGCCGATGTGGTTGAAGCCAGCCAGTCGGTTCCAATCGTTGTAGATTTCTGGGCGCCATGGTGCGGGCCCTGCCGCCAGTTGACGCCTGCTTTGGAAAAGGCGGTCACCGAAGCTGGTGGAAGTGTGAAACTGGTTAAGATCAATGTCGACGAAAGCCAGGCGATTGCCGCGCAGTTGCGCGTCCAGTCGATCCCGACGGTTTACGGATTTTGGCAAGGCCAACCTATCGATGGGTTTCAGGGCGCTGTGCCAGAGTCCGAATTGAAAGCTTTTATTGGGCGGCTGGTTGAGGCGGCGGGAGGTGAAGCAGACGGGGGCGGACTGGAAGAGGCTCTTGAAAGTGCCGAAGCCATGCTGACCGAAGGTGCAGCGAGCGATGCGGCGCAAGTGTTCGCGGCCATCCTGAGCGAAGATGCTAACAATGCCGTTGCCTATGCAGGTCTGGCGCGGGCGCACCTGGCACTGGATCAGGTGGATGAGGCGGAGGGTGTGTTACAAACCGCGCCCGAAGAGATTGCAGATGCACCAGAGATTGAAGCGGCGCGGGCGCAGATTGCTTTGGCACGTCAGGCGGCAGATGCTGGCCCGGTGGGCGAGTTGAGGGCGGCTGTCGATGCAAACCCAGATGACCTGCAGGCCCGTTTCGACTTGGCGCAGGCAATTCACGCTGCCGGTGATGCGGAATTGGCGGTAGATGAATTGCTTGAGTTGTTCCGACGCGATCGCGAGTGGAATGATGGTGCCGCCAAAGCGCAGCTGTTCACGATATTCGAGGCATTGAAGCCAAACGACCCGATTGTTTTGAACGGTCGCCGCAAATTGTCATCAATGATTTTCGCATAA
- a CDS encoding ATP-dependent protease gives MSMSDLPDTIPVFPLPGALLLPRARLPLQIFEPRYLAMLDDALKTSHRLIGMIQPRDNDGAVLHGVGCVGRVQSFSETDDGRYMITLMGIPRFSVNEEIEGFQPYRRCDVRWTNFERDLGGAERDAGFDRTRFFSLLGRYFEAEDLQTDWESLKEADDELLLNSLSMVCPFDPEDKQALLEATTLSERREVLVTLIEFELRSGGSEETLQ, from the coding sequence ATGTCGATGTCTGATCTGCCTGATACCATTCCGGTTTTCCCCTTGCCGGGCGCTTTGTTGCTACCCCGTGCGCGATTGCCATTGCAGATTTTCGAGCCCAGGTATCTGGCGATGTTGGACGACGCTTTGAAAACGTCGCACCGGCTGATCGGGATGATTCAGCCGCGAGATAACGACGGTGCCGTTTTGCATGGCGTCGGTTGTGTCGGGCGGGTGCAATCATTCTCCGAAACCGATGATGGCCGGTATATGATTACTTTGATGGGGATTCCACGGTTTTCAGTGAATGAGGAAATCGAAGGATTTCAGCCCTATCGACGTTGCGATGTTCGTTGGACCAATTTTGAGCGCGATTTAGGAGGCGCAGAGCGGGATGCCGGGTTTGACCGGACACGGTTCTTTTCCCTGCTCGGGCGGTATTTTGAAGCCGAAGACTTGCAGACCGATTGGGAGTCTCTGAAAGAAGCGGATGACGAGTTGTTGTTGAATTCATTGTCGATGGTGTGCCCGTTCGATCCGGAAGATAAACAAGCTCTGTTGGAAGCAACCACTTTGTCCGAGCGTCGGGAGGTCCTGGTGACGTTGATCGAGTTCGAGCTTCGCAGCGGTGGTTCTGAGGAGACGTTGCAGTGA
- a CDS encoding Trm112 family protein: MLEALVCPETGARLTYEAEADELISKAAHLAYPIRNGIPIMLVDEARKLD, encoded by the coding sequence ATGTTGGAAGCCCTGGTTTGTCCGGAAACGGGAGCGAGATTGACGTATGAGGCCGAGGCCGATGAGTTGATCTCGAAAGCAGCGCATTTAGCCTATCCGATCCGCAATGGAATCCCGATCATGTTGGTGGATGAGGCCCGGAAACTGGACTGA
- a CDS encoding amidase, translating to MRPGAARFSGQSELEWALDWWLWASVGDLGCGIAEGEIDPVALCEVYLRAIDEHEHRDRIYARVTADRARAESKAASERAQSGQRLSIVDGVPISWKDLYDTEGVATEAGSALLKGRVPNRDAVVLQAASQAGLVCLGKTHMTELAFSGLGYNPMTASPPCVNDFEAVSGGSSSGAATSVAFGLAAAGIGSDTGGSVRAPSAWNDLVGLKTVAGRLSLDGVVPLAARFDTVGPLCRNVEDAALLLAALDQSKLASLDGVSLEGVRLGILMTSAFENIEDKPESAFYGAVERLRAAGAVVEAIEIPCVEHALASAPKLFAPEAYGTWKHRIEAEPQAMFAPVRERFQAGEAVSGPDFVAAWQALDRLRLEYAEATAGFDAIILPTIPILPPKIADVAADAGHFATRNLLALQNTRIGNLMGLAGLTLPTGVPSCGILFQGPKEEPLLRIGAAAEAALAE from the coding sequence ATGCGCCCTGGTGCCGCTAGGTTTTCAGGGCAATCAGAATTGGAGTGGGCTTTGGATTGGTGGCTTTGGGCGAGTGTTGGGGACCTGGGATGCGGGATTGCGGAAGGTGAGATTGATCCGGTGGCTCTGTGCGAAGTTTATCTTCGGGCGATAGATGAACATGAGCACCGTGATCGGATTTATGCGCGTGTGACGGCTGATCGCGCGCGCGCCGAATCAAAGGCGGCATCTGAAAGAGCACAGTCAGGCCAAAGGCTTTCCATAGTGGACGGTGTGCCGATCTCATGGAAAGACCTTTATGACACGGAGGGTGTCGCAACTGAGGCAGGGTCGGCCCTGTTGAAAGGTCGTGTGCCAAATCGTGATGCGGTCGTGTTGCAAGCGGCGAGCCAGGCGGGTCTAGTTTGCTTGGGCAAGACTCATATGACGGAATTGGCGTTTTCGGGTCTTGGTTATAATCCGATGACAGCCTCTCCGCCCTGTGTGAACGACTTTGAGGCCGTTTCTGGCGGTTCCTCATCCGGAGCTGCAACTTCGGTTGCTTTTGGATTGGCCGCGGCGGGCATTGGCTCGGACACCGGAGGATCGGTTCGGGCACCTTCTGCATGGAACGATCTTGTGGGGCTCAAAACCGTTGCGGGACGGTTATCTTTGGATGGTGTGGTCCCGCTTGCTGCCCGATTTGATACTGTTGGACCGCTTTGCAGGAACGTAGAGGACGCTGCCTTGTTGCTGGCGGCACTGGATCAAAGCAAGCTCGCGTCTTTGGATGGAGTTTCGCTGGAAGGTGTTAGGCTTGGTATCCTGATGACCTCGGCGTTTGAGAATATCGAGGATAAGCCTGAATCGGCATTCTACGGCGCGGTCGAACGGCTTCGTGCGGCGGGGGCTGTTGTGGAAGCCATTGAAATTCCATGTGTTGAGCACGCGCTGGCTTCGGCACCGAAATTGTTTGCGCCAGAGGCCTATGGGACCTGGAAACATAGGATTGAAGCTGAGCCGCAGGCCATGTTTGCCCCGGTTCGGGAACGGTTTCAGGCGGGCGAAGCTGTGTCTGGTCCCGATTTTGTTGCGGCATGGCAAGCGCTGGACCGGCTTCGTTTGGAATATGCCGAGGCGACGGCTGGTTTCGATGCGATCATCTTGCCAACGATCCCGATTTTGCCGCCGAAAATCGCTGATGTGGCGGCCGATGCGGGGCATTTTGCAACCAGAAACCTGCTTGCGCTGCAGAACACCCGAATTGGCAATCTGATGGGCTTAGCAGGACTGACGTTGCCAACCGGCGTTCCCTCGTGTGGAATCCTGTTCCAAGGACCAAAAGAAGAGCCGCTTTTGCGGATCGGGGCGGCTGCCGAGGCGGCATTGGCGGAATAG